In Halorubrum sp. PV6, a single window of DNA contains:
- a CDS encoding multiprotein-bridging factor 1 family protein, which produces MAKYSTGGGGGGDDGDACELCGRETTDLKRATVAGAKLLVCSSCSPHDDAGNAPSGSGGRGGGGGGSSGGSPGGASAGSGGTESRKKEIARKQAKMYDSATGDSKHWEEGGTNYESDRLPYLVSGYGDDVEAARQDAGLTTEQLAEELEIDEDDLFAVEDGRAATAGVGGSVVRALEERLGVEIVDE; this is translated from the coding sequence ATGGCGAAGTACTCGACGGGCGGTGGCGGCGGCGGCGACGACGGCGACGCCTGTGAGCTCTGCGGGCGCGAGACGACGGATCTTAAGCGAGCGACGGTCGCCGGAGCGAAGCTCCTCGTCTGCTCGTCCTGTAGCCCCCACGACGACGCCGGCAACGCCCCGAGCGGGTCGGGCGGCCGCGGCGGCGGCGGTGGCGGCAGTTCGGGCGGGAGCCCCGGCGGCGCGAGCGCCGGGTCCGGCGGCACGGAGAGCCGCAAAAAGGAGATCGCTCGCAAGCAGGCGAAGATGTACGACTCCGCCACGGGCGACTCCAAACACTGGGAGGAGGGCGGCACCAACTACGAGTCCGACCGGCTCCCGTACCTCGTCTCCGGCTACGGCGACGACGTCGAGGCGGCCCGACAGGACGCCGGGCTCACGACCGAACAGCTCGCCGAGGAACTGGAGATCGACGAGGACGACCTCTTCGCGGTCGAGGACGGACGGGCCGCGACGGCCGGGGTCGGCGGCTCCGTCGTCCGCGCGTTAGAGGAGCGACTCGGCGTCGAAATCGTCGACGAGTAG
- the katG gene encoding catalase/peroxidase HPI: MSKQTTTDWWPNQLDLEILDQNAQDVSPYPDDFDYAEAFQSLDLDEVKSDLEDLMTSSQDWWPADYGHYGPLFIRMAWHSAGTYRTADGRGGAAGGRQRLAPINSWPDNANLDKARRLLLPIKQKYGRKLSWGDLMILAGNVAIESMGFETFGYAGGREDDFAPDDSAYWGPESEMDTQERFDEPGDIEPGLGASVMGLIYVNPEGPDGQPDPMASAKNIRQTFDRMAMNDEETAALIAGGHTFGKVHGADDPDEHVGAEPEAAPIEAQGLGWESDYGSGKGGDTITSGIEGPWTGSPTEWDMGYLDNLLEYEWEPEKGPGGAWQWTPTDESLHGSAPDAHDADEQVTPMMLTTDIALKRDPAYQEIVEEFRENPMAFGMNFAKAWYKLTHRDMGPPSRFLGPEVPDQEMIWQDPIPEVDHDLIGDAEIESLKAEILDTDLTTQQLVKTAWGAASTYRDSDKRGGANGARIRLDPQRNWDVNEPETLETVLDTLEDVQAEFNDARDDDVRVSLADLIVLGGNAAVEQAAADAGVDVTVPFEPGRTDASQEQTDADSFEALEPRVDGFRNYIADGIDHRPEELLVDHADLLDLSVSEMTVLVGGMRALGATYEDTERGVFTETPGALTNDFFVNLLDMGTEWVPVADDDAGDAELYEGVDRESGAVEWEATRLDLIFGSHSRLRTVADVYASDDADEQFVEDFVDAWTKVMRLDRFDLA, translated from the coding sequence ATGTCTAAGCAGACTACCACAGACTGGTGGCCGAACCAGTTGGACCTCGAAATTCTCGACCAGAACGCCCAAGATGTCAGTCCGTACCCGGACGACTTCGACTACGCGGAGGCGTTCCAGTCGCTCGACCTCGACGAAGTGAAGTCGGATCTCGAGGACCTGATGACCTCCTCGCAGGACTGGTGGCCGGCCGACTACGGCCACTACGGTCCCCTCTTCATCCGGATGGCGTGGCACAGCGCCGGCACGTACCGCACCGCCGACGGACGCGGCGGCGCCGCGGGCGGCCGACAGCGACTCGCCCCGATAAACAGCTGGCCGGACAACGCGAACCTCGATAAGGCGCGCCGGCTGCTCCTCCCCATCAAACAGAAGTACGGGCGCAAACTCTCGTGGGGCGATCTGATGATCTTGGCCGGCAACGTCGCCATCGAGTCGATGGGATTCGAGACGTTCGGCTACGCCGGCGGCCGCGAGGACGACTTCGCGCCCGACGACTCCGCCTACTGGGGGCCGGAGTCCGAGATGGACACCCAAGAGCGGTTCGACGAGCCCGGCGACATCGAGCCGGGGCTCGGCGCGTCCGTCATGGGGCTCATCTACGTGAATCCGGAAGGGCCGGACGGCCAGCCCGACCCGATGGCGTCGGCGAAAAACATCCGCCAGACGTTCGACCGCATGGCGATGAACGACGAGGAGACAGCCGCGCTCATCGCCGGCGGGCACACGTTCGGGAAGGTCCACGGCGCGGACGACCCCGACGAGCACGTCGGCGCAGAGCCGGAGGCGGCACCCATCGAGGCGCAGGGTCTCGGTTGGGAGAGCGACTACGGCAGCGGCAAGGGCGGCGACACCATCACGAGCGGCATCGAGGGGCCGTGGACCGGCTCCCCCACCGAGTGGGACATGGGCTACCTCGACAACCTGCTCGAATACGAGTGGGAACCCGAGAAGGGGCCCGGCGGCGCGTGGCAGTGGACGCCGACCGACGAGTCGCTCCACGGCAGCGCCCCGGACGCGCACGACGCAGACGAGCAGGTCACGCCCATGATGCTCACGACCGACATCGCGTTAAAGCGTGACCCGGCGTACCAGGAAATCGTCGAGGAGTTCCGAGAGAACCCGATGGCGTTCGGGATGAACTTCGCGAAGGCGTGGTACAAACTCACGCACCGCGACATGGGCCCGCCGTCGCGGTTCCTCGGCCCGGAGGTTCCGGACCAGGAGATGATCTGGCAGGACCCGATCCCCGAGGTCGACCACGACCTGATCGGCGACGCCGAAATCGAGTCGCTCAAAGCCGAGATCCTCGACACCGACCTGACGACCCAACAGCTCGTCAAGACCGCATGGGGCGCCGCCTCGACGTACCGCGACAGCGACAAGCGCGGCGGCGCCAACGGCGCGCGGATCCGGCTCGACCCCCAGCGCAACTGGGACGTTAACGAGCCGGAGACGCTGGAGACGGTCCTCGACACGCTCGAAGACGTCCAGGCCGAGTTCAACGACGCGCGCGACGACGACGTACGCGTGTCGCTCGCCGACCTGATCGTGCTCGGCGGCAACGCCGCCGTCGAGCAGGCGGCCGCCGACGCCGGGGTCGACGTGACGGTCCCGTTCGAGCCGGGACGGACCGACGCCTCACAGGAACAGACCGACGCCGACTCCTTCGAGGCGCTCGAACCCCGCGTCGACGGCTTCCGGAACTACATCGCCGACGGCATCGACCACCGGCCCGAGGAGCTGCTCGTCGACCACGCCGACCTCCTCGATCTGTCCGTCAGCGAGATGACGGTCCTCGTCGGCGGGATGCGCGCGCTCGGCGCCACCTACGAGGATACGGAGCGCGGCGTGTTCACGGAGACGCCCGGCGCGCTGACGAACGACTTCTTCGTGAACCTGCTGGATATGGGAACCGAGTGGGTGCCCGTCGCGGACGACGACGCAGGCGACGCCGAACTGTACGAGGGCGTCGACCGCGAGAGCGGTGCGGTCGAGTGGGAGGCCACGCGACTGGACCTCATCTTCGGCTCGCACTCCCGGCTCCGCACCGTCGCGGACGTGTACGCGAGCGACGACGCCGACGAGCAGTTCGTCGAGGACTTCGTCGACGCGTGGACGAAGGTGATGCGGCTCGACCGGTTCGACTTAGCGTAA
- a CDS encoding HD domain-containing protein — MITVKDTVHDHIEIDGVAADLVDTPAVQRLRHVKQLGTVQLAYPSANHTRFEHSLGVYHLASQSLDHLGIEGKRADRIEAAAMLHDVGHGPFSHNLESLTHRRTGKYHDDVDELLASGAVGEVLRDHDLDPDRIAGLVAGEGRYGGLVSGELDVDRMDYLVRDAYHTGVPYGTIDTERFVRELTFVDVGTGSRELVLDEGNVQTAESLLLARALMNPVVYTHHVARISKAMLRRAASDLLDATPTTAAELRRMDDHDFLAAIRRCPETAELSRRYDERDLYKLAVWAEYDDVPERVHTADHDAETALEREISEEAGVARQHVILDVPPEPSMRESTARVTVNGEVRRLERQSPLVSALRTAQRDQWRLGVYAPRPATDRVGRAAAEVLGLDAEGLVTAVRGAMPTTLDEFGDGA, encoded by the coding sequence ATGATCACGGTCAAAGACACCGTCCACGACCACATCGAAATCGACGGTGTCGCCGCGGATCTGGTCGACACCCCCGCCGTCCAGCGGCTCAGACACGTCAAACAGCTCGGCACGGTCCAACTCGCGTACCCCTCCGCGAACCACACGCGCTTCGAGCACTCGCTCGGCGTCTACCACCTCGCCAGCCAGTCGCTCGACCACCTCGGGATCGAGGGCAAACGGGCGGACCGGATCGAGGCCGCGGCCATGCTCCACGACGTTGGTCACGGCCCGTTCAGCCACAACTTGGAGTCGCTCACGCACCGCCGCACCGGGAAGTACCACGACGACGTGGACGAACTGCTCGCGTCCGGCGCGGTCGGCGAGGTGTTGCGCGACCACGACCTCGACCCCGACCGGATCGCCGGGCTGGTCGCCGGCGAGGGGCGGTACGGCGGGCTCGTCTCCGGCGAACTCGACGTGGACCGGATGGATTACCTCGTGCGCGACGCCTACCACACCGGCGTCCCCTACGGCACCATCGACACGGAGCGGTTCGTTCGCGAACTGACCTTCGTCGACGTGGGGACGGGGAGCCGCGAACTCGTCTTAGACGAGGGGAACGTCCAGACGGCGGAGAGTCTCCTCTTAGCGCGCGCGCTGATGAACCCGGTCGTCTACACCCACCACGTCGCGCGCATCTCGAAGGCGATGTTGCGCCGCGCCGCGAGCGACCTCCTTGACGCGACGCCGACCACCGCGGCCGAACTGCGCCGGATGGACGACCACGACTTCCTCGCGGCGATCCGCCGATGCCCCGAGACCGCCGAACTCTCTCGACGCTACGACGAGCGCGACCTCTACAAGCTGGCGGTGTGGGCGGAGTACGACGACGTGCCCGAGCGCGTCCACACGGCCGACCACGACGCCGAGACCGCGCTGGAGCGCGAAATCTCCGAGGAGGCCGGCGTCGCCAGACAGCACGTGATCCTCGACGTGCCGCCCGAGCCGTCGATGCGCGAGTCGACCGCCCGCGTCACGGTCAACGGCGAGGTGCGTCGGTTGGAGCGACAGTCCCCGCTCGTCTCCGCGCTCCGCACCGCCCAGCGCGACCAGTGGCGGCTCGGCGTGTACGCGCCCCGCCCCGCCACCGACCGCGTGGGGCGCGCCGCCGCCGAGGTTCTCGGACTCGACGCCGAGGGGCTCGTCACGGCGGTTCGCGGAGCGATGCCGACGACGCTCGACGAGTTCGGCGACGGCGCGTAA
- a CDS encoding HD domain-containing protein translates to MKAIKDSVHGHVRLGELAAELVDTPAFQRLRHIKQLSTVRLVYPSANHTRFEHSLGVYHLARGAIDGLGLDADTAAHVRAAALLHDVGHGPYGHQTEGIIRRATGRDHDDIAWLLTDGDREVCRVLERNGVDPERVASLIAGEGGLGALVSGELDVDRMDYLVRDAHHTGVPYGTVDTGRLVNELRLAGDASDPANAALVLAEGNVPTAESLLVARSLMNAVVYRHHVSRVAGAMLERACERYLERTDTDVQSFRRMADHDLLVALRETVPTLGTRIERRDLYKRAVWVGLEDVPAGTVDAGHDEERAAEREIAAAVGIDRGEVVVDVPSRPGLKESGSTVVVDGVPQRLEDASELVAGLRSAERRRWTLGVYCPAEHVDAVGEAARDVLGLRTAGARA, encoded by the coding sequence ATGAAGGCGATAAAGGACAGCGTTCACGGCCACGTCCGGCTCGGCGAACTCGCGGCCGAACTGGTCGATACGCCCGCCTTTCAGCGGCTGCGACACATCAAACAGCTGTCCACCGTTCGGCTGGTGTACCCCTCCGCGAACCACACCCGCTTCGAGCACTCGCTCGGCGTCTACCACCTCGCTCGCGGCGCGATAGACGGCTTGGGGCTCGACGCCGACACCGCCGCGCACGTCCGGGCGGCGGCGCTCCTGCACGACGTCGGACACGGGCCGTACGGCCACCAGACCGAGGGGATCATCCGCCGGGCGACGGGCCGCGACCACGACGACATCGCGTGGCTCCTCACCGACGGCGACCGCGAGGTGTGTCGCGTCCTCGAACGCAACGGGGTCGACCCGGAGCGCGTCGCCTCGCTGATCGCGGGCGAGGGCGGGCTCGGCGCGCTCGTCTCGGGCGAGCTCGACGTGGACCGGATGGACTACCTCGTGCGCGACGCCCACCACACCGGCGTCCCCTACGGCACGGTCGACACCGGGCGGCTCGTCAACGAACTCCGGCTCGCGGGCGACGCGAGCGACCCGGCGAACGCGGCGCTCGTCCTCGCCGAAGGGAACGTCCCGACCGCCGAGAGCCTGCTCGTCGCTCGCTCGCTGATGAACGCCGTCGTCTACCGCCACCACGTCTCGCGGGTCGCCGGTGCGATGCTCGAACGCGCCTGCGAGCGCTACCTCGAACGGACCGACACCGACGTGCAGTCGTTCCGCCGAATGGCCGACCACGACCTGCTCGTCGCGCTGCGGGAGACGGTGCCGACGCTCGGGACGCGGATCGAGCGACGCGACCTTTATAAACGGGCGGTGTGGGTCGGGTTAGAGGACGTGCCGGCGGGCACCGTCGACGCCGGCCACGACGAGGAGCGCGCGGCCGAACGCGAGATCGCGGCGGCGGTCGGTATCGATCGCGGCGAGGTCGTCGTCGACGTGCCCTCGCGCCCCGGTTTAAAAGAGTCCGGCTCGACGGTCGTCGTCGACGGCGTCCCGCAGCGGCTCGAAGACGCGTCCGAGCTGGTCGCCGGGCTGCGGAGCGCGGAGCGGCGACGCTGGACGCTCGGCGTCTACTGCCCGGCCGAACACGTCGACGCGGTCGGCGAGGCGGCGCGGGACGTGCTCGGACTCCGGACCGCCGGCGCCCGCGCGTAG
- a CDS encoding universal stress protein, giving the protein MYDVLVAIDNAEDERAVAQAKAITDLPTTDGSVRAHLCHVFQENPEGASVHQISAVRRAREALEAAGIECVHHEASGEPADELLAAADDVDADAICVCGRRRRPTGKAVFGSVTQDVILGTNRPVLAVPAPKKE; this is encoded by the coding sequence ATGTACGACGTACTCGTAGCCATCGACAACGCGGAAGACGAGCGAGCGGTCGCACAGGCGAAGGCGATCACGGATCTGCCGACGACGGACGGCTCCGTCCGCGCGCACCTGTGTCACGTGTTCCAGGAGAACCCCGAAGGCGCGTCGGTCCACCAGATCTCGGCGGTGCGACGCGCGCGAGAGGCCCTCGAAGCCGCCGGCATCGAGTGCGTCCACCACGAGGCGAGCGGGGAGCCGGCGGACGAGCTGCTCGCGGCCGCCGACGACGTCGACGCCGACGCGATCTGCGTCTGCGGGCGCCGCCGCCGCCCCACCGGTAAGGCCGTCTTCGGCAGCGTCACGCAGGACGTAATCTTGGGGACCAACCGCCCGGTGCTTGCCGTTCCGGCGCCGAAAAAGGAGTAA
- a CDS encoding phosphoribosylamine--glycine ligase gives MDSARFLFVSADAALITDLAWQVHREGHDVKYYIEAESDREIGDGFVPKTDDWRAEVDWADVVVFDDIWVGSDIGTGGLAEELREQGHAVVGGTPNTDHLEADRGYAMEVLEDHGVNTVEHHIFDSFDAGIQHVQANPAPYVIKPLGEVQNVKRLLYVGNEDDGSDVVDVLKAYKKAWGHRMKGFQLQRKVEGVEIAICGFFNGEEFIDQVNFNFEHKKLFPGNIGPSTGEMGTSMFWAGQNKLFGETLGKVEGWLADEGYVGSIDINCIVNERGIYPLEFTPRFGYPTIALQEESIESSTGEFFYDLAHGNEPDVTVHNGYQIAVRVVLPPFPFDDEQTYDENSRNAAVMFETAHREGIHLEDVKNVDGQWRVAGESGMPIVATGKGETMQAAREQAYGRIDDIVMPNLYYRDDIGERWIDGDGDRLLAWGYLGPQTE, from the coding sequence ATGGACTCCGCTCGCTTCCTGTTCGTCTCCGCCGACGCCGCGCTGATCACCGACCTCGCGTGGCAGGTCCACCGCGAGGGCCACGACGTGAAGTACTACATCGAAGCCGAAAGCGACCGCGAGATCGGTGACGGGTTCGTGCCCAAGACCGACGACTGGCGCGCCGAGGTCGACTGGGCCGACGTCGTCGTCTTCGACGACATCTGGGTGGGGTCGGACATCGGGACCGGAGGCCTCGCCGAGGAACTCCGCGAACAGGGGCACGCCGTCGTCGGAGGGACGCCGAACACCGACCACCTCGAAGCAGACCGCGGCTACGCGATGGAGGTCCTCGAAGACCACGGCGTCAACACCGTCGAACACCACATCTTCGACAGTTTCGACGCGGGGATACAACACGTCCAAGCGAACCCCGCCCCGTACGTGATCAAACCGCTCGGCGAAGTCCAGAACGTCAAGCGCTTGCTGTACGTCGGGAACGAAGACGACGGGAGCGACGTCGTCGACGTGCTGAAGGCGTATAAAAAAGCGTGGGGCCATCGGATGAAGGGGTTCCAACTGCAACGCAAAGTCGAGGGCGTCGAGATCGCGATCTGCGGGTTCTTCAACGGCGAGGAGTTCATCGACCAGGTCAACTTCAACTTCGAGCACAAGAAGCTGTTTCCAGGGAACATCGGTCCCTCGACCGGCGAGATGGGGACCTCGATGTTCTGGGCCGGCCAGAACAAACTCTTCGGAGAGACCCTCGGGAAAGTCGAAGGATGGCTCGCCGACGAGGGGTACGTCGGGAGCATCGACATCAACTGTATCGTCAACGAACGCGGGATCTACCCGCTGGAGTTCACCCCGCGATTTGGCTACCCGACCATCGCGCTACAAGAGGAGTCGATCGAGTCGTCCACTGGCGAATTCTTCTACGACCTCGCACACGGCAACGAGCCGGACGTGACCGTTCACAACGGGTATCAGATCGCCGTGCGAGTCGTCTTGCCGCCGTTCCCGTTCGACGACGAGCAGACGTACGACGAGAACTCCCGGAACGCGGCCGTGATGTTCGAGACCGCGCACCGCGAGGGGATTCACCTCGAAGACGTCAAGAACGTGGACGGCCAGTGGCGCGTCGCCGGCGAAAGCGGGATGCCGATCGTCGCGACCGGGAAGGGTGAGACGATGCAGGCCGCCCGCGAGCAGGCGTACGGCCGGATCGACGACATCGTGATGCCGAACCTCTACTACCGGGACGACATCGGCGAGCGATGGATCGACGGCGACGGCGATCGCCTGCTCGCGTGGGGGTACCTCGGGCCGCAGACGGAGTGA
- a CDS encoding type II glyceraldehyde-3-phosphate dehydrogenase, protein MIRVGVNGYGTIGKRVADAVAAQSDMELVGVTKTSPDYGAETAVRRGYDLYAATGDRPAAFADAGFEIAGSLGDLLDAVDLVVDCAPAGIGERNRPTYEAHDTPAIYQGGEDGDIADASFNARASEPLDDRDDLESLRVVSCNTTGLSRLLAPLDETYGVEKARVTLVRRGGDPSETDRGPINDVVPDPATVPSHHGPDVNTILPSVDVDTAALRAPVTGMHTHSVNVTLEAAPDTAAVRDLLRGESRLFLIPERAGLDGAGALKDYAADIGRGRGDLWENCIWEESISVEGRDLYLFQNVHQEADVVPENVDAIRELASDASREESMARTDEALGVGLDSLLSGQGPSPDQIVADD, encoded by the coding sequence ATGATACGCGTGGGCGTCAACGGCTACGGGACGATCGGGAAACGCGTCGCGGACGCGGTCGCGGCCCAGTCCGACATGGAACTCGTCGGCGTGACGAAGACGAGCCCCGACTACGGCGCCGAGACCGCCGTCCGGCGCGGCTACGATCTGTACGCCGCCACGGGAGACCGGCCGGCCGCGTTCGCGGACGCCGGCTTCGAGATCGCCGGGTCGCTCGGCGACCTGCTCGACGCCGTCGACCTGGTGGTCGACTGCGCGCCTGCCGGGATCGGCGAGCGCAACCGACCGACCTACGAGGCGCACGACACGCCCGCGATCTACCAGGGCGGCGAGGACGGCGACATCGCCGACGCGTCGTTCAACGCCCGTGCGAGCGAACCGCTCGACGACCGCGACGACCTGGAGTCGCTTCGCGTCGTCTCCTGTAACACGACCGGGCTCTCGCGGCTGCTCGCGCCCCTCGACGAGACGTACGGCGTCGAGAAGGCGCGGGTGACGCTCGTCCGTCGCGGCGGGGACCCGAGCGAGACGGACCGCGGACCGATCAACGACGTGGTCCCGGACCCCGCGACGGTCCCCTCACACCACGGCCCGGACGTGAACACGATCCTCCCGAGCGTCGACGTCGACACGGCCGCCCTGCGGGCGCCGGTCACCGGCATGCACACCCACAGCGTCAACGTCACCCTCGAAGCGGCCCCCGACACGGCGGCGGTCCGGGACCTGCTCCGCGGCGAGTCGCGGCTGTTCCTGATCCCCGAGCGCGCCGGTCTCGACGGCGCGGGCGCCCTGAAAGACTACGCGGCCGACATCGGTCGCGGCCGCGGCGACCTCTGGGAGAACTGCATCTGGGAGGAGTCGATAAGCGTCGAGGGGCGGGACCTGTACCTGTTCCAGAACGTCCACCAGGAGGCGGACGTCGTCCCGGAGAACGTCGACGCTATCCGCGAACTCGCGAGCGACGCGTCTCGCGAGGAGTCGATGGCGCGGACGGACGAGGCGCTCGGGGTCGGACTCGACAGTTTACTGTCCGGGCAGGGGCCGTCGCCCGACCAGATCGTCGCCGACGACTGA
- a CDS encoding aminopeptidase: protein MPSDLTAAAETAVEQCLDVSPGESVVVVTDDKREPIGEALYEAASAVTADATILRYPPADQHGTEPPAPVAAAMEASDAFLAPTTKSLSHTRARGRACDAGARGATLPGITESVFTTGLDADYAAIDDACDDALAAVGDADEIRVTSPAGTDITFELGDREWLADTGMVHAPGDFSNLPAGEVFIAPESATGTYVVDGTMMPHGLLGEGEALAFEVDDGLVTSVSDEAVREELATAAASVGDAAYNLAELGIGTNVGVEELVGSVLLDEKAAGTVHIAIGDNAGIGGDTDAPVHLDGILRDPTVYVDGEAIELPGA, encoded by the coding sequence ATGCCGAGCGACCTCACCGCCGCGGCCGAAACCGCCGTCGAACAGTGCCTTGACGTTTCGCCGGGAGAGTCCGTGGTCGTCGTCACCGACGACAAGCGCGAGCCAATCGGCGAGGCGCTGTACGAGGCCGCCAGCGCCGTCACGGCGGACGCGACGATACTCCGCTACCCGCCGGCCGACCAGCACGGCACCGAACCCCCCGCGCCGGTGGCGGCCGCGATGGAAGCGAGCGACGCGTTCCTCGCGCCGACGACGAAGAGCCTGAGTCACACCCGCGCTCGCGGGCGCGCCTGCGACGCCGGGGCGCGCGGGGCGACGCTGCCCGGCATCACCGAGTCCGTGTTCACCACCGGGCTCGACGCCGACTACGCCGCCATCGACGACGCCTGCGACGACGCGCTCGCGGCGGTCGGCGACGCCGACGAGATACGGGTCACGTCGCCCGCGGGCACCGACATCACGTTCGAACTCGGCGACCGCGAGTGGCTCGCCGACACCGGGATGGTCCACGCCCCCGGCGACTTCTCGAATCTCCCCGCCGGCGAGGTGTTCATCGCCCCGGAGAGCGCCACCGGCACCTACGTCGTCGACGGGACGATGATGCCCCACGGCCTGCTCGGAGAGGGCGAAGCACTCGCGTTCGAGGTCGACGACGGTCTCGTCACGTCGGTCAGCGACGAGGCGGTACGCGAGGAGTTGGCGACCGCCGCGGCGTCGGTCGGCGACGCCGCGTACAACCTCGCGGAGCTGGGAATCGGGACCAACGTCGGCGTCGAGGAGCTGGTCGGCTCCGTCCTCTTAGACGAGAAGGCGGCCGGGACGGTCCACATCGCCATCGGCGACAACGCCGGCATCGGCGGCGACACCGACGCCCCGGTCCACCTCGACGGCATCCTCCGGGACCCGACCGTCTACGTCGACGGCGAGGCGATCGAACTGCCGGGCGCGTAA
- a CDS encoding nucleoside recognition protein, producing the protein MQSVVAELVAVLVEVAPRLTRIAAFIAAGVFAANVAIAFGLVRYVAGLAGWLTRPANLPDEVGTAILTTAASTTAGYATLAEYREAGLLDDRATLVAVTINTFFGFVQHVFTYYIPVLIPILGVEIGVVYVSARAGIALAITVAGVLAGGVLLSDRNVDRSALADVDATGPDADDRTNRERVSEAATKSWKTLRRIVPRLAVVYTLVIALVTNADVEALTSVAEPITGVLGLPGAAVPVIAVFTLDTTAGAVTLAGTAEGIFTVRTAVASLLIGGILSFAVSTFRRSIPFQYGIWGAEFGTKVIAVNTALKLLFISITVALLLAPVW; encoded by the coding sequence GTGCAATCGGTCGTCGCCGAACTCGTCGCGGTGCTCGTCGAGGTCGCCCCGCGACTGACCCGGATCGCGGCGTTCATCGCGGCCGGCGTCTTCGCCGCCAACGTCGCCATCGCCTTCGGGTTGGTCCGGTACGTGGCCGGGCTCGCGGGGTGGCTCACGCGGCCGGCGAACCTCCCCGACGAGGTCGGCACCGCCATCCTCACGACCGCGGCGTCGACGACGGCCGGGTACGCCACGCTCGCCGAGTACCGTGAGGCCGGCCTGCTCGACGACCGGGCGACGCTCGTCGCCGTGACGATAAACACGTTCTTCGGGTTCGTCCAGCACGTGTTCACGTACTACATCCCCGTGTTGATCCCGATCTTGGGCGTCGAGATCGGAGTCGTCTACGTCTCCGCGCGCGCCGGCATCGCGCTGGCGATCACCGTCGCGGGCGTCCTCGCCGGCGGCGTCCTGCTCTCCGACCGCAACGTCGACCGCTCCGCGCTCGCCGACGTCGACGCGACCGGTCCGGACGCCGACGACCGGACGAACCGCGAGCGCGTCAGCGAGGCCGCGACGAAGTCCTGGAAGACGCTCCGGCGGATCGTCCCGCGGCTCGCCGTCGTCTACACGCTCGTCATCGCGCTCGTCACCAACGCCGACGTGGAGGCGCTGACGAGCGTCGCCGAGCCGATCACGGGGGTCCTCGGCCTGCCCGGCGCCGCGGTCCCCGTGATCGCCGTCTTCACCCTCGACACCACCGCGGGCGCGGTGACGCTGGCCGGCACGGCCGAGGGAATCTTCACCGTTCGGACCGCCGTGGCGAGCCTGCTCATCGGCGGCATCCTCTCGTTTGCGGTCTCGACGTTCCGGCGCTCGATCCCCTTCCAGTACGGCATCTGGGGCGCCGAGTTCGGGACGAAGGTGATCGCCGTCAACACCGCGTTGAAGCTCCTCTTCATCTCGATCACGGTCGCGCTGCTGCTCGCGCCCGTGTGGTGA
- a CDS encoding thymidine kinase has product MHAITRSGWIEVISGSMFSGKTEELLRRLRRSEIAGQSVAVYKPAIDDRYGEATIGTHNGRQWKATVVDNEGDGPLSILDDDPFPEVVAIDEANFFSDALVEACNALADNGTRVIVSGTDQTFRGEPFAPLPELMATAEYVDKLQAICSQCGEPASRNQRLIEGEPAHVDDPTILVGAEESYEARCRDCHVLRTGDRSADDRAYLTED; this is encoded by the coding sequence ATGCACGCGATCACTCGATCCGGGTGGATCGAGGTCATTTCGGGGTCGATGTTTTCGGGGAAGACGGAGGAGTTGCTCCGGCGCTTGCGGCGGTCCGAGATAGCCGGCCAGTCGGTCGCGGTTTATAAGCCCGCCATCGACGACCGATACGGCGAGGCGACGATCGGGACCCACAACGGCCGCCAGTGGAAGGCGACCGTCGTCGACAACGAGGGCGACGGTCCGCTGTCGATCCTCGACGACGACCCGTTCCCCGAAGTGGTCGCCATCGACGAGGCGAACTTCTTCTCCGACGCGCTCGTCGAGGCGTGTAACGCCTTGGCCGACAACGGCACCCGCGTGATCGTCTCGGGGACCGACCAGACGTTCCGCGGCGAGCCGTTCGCACCCCTTCCCGAACTGATGGCGACCGCGGAGTACGTCGACAAACTCCAGGCGATCTGCTCGCAGTGCGGCGAGCCCGCCTCGCGAAATCAGCGGCTCATCGAGGGCGAGCCGGCGCACGTCGACGACCCGACCATCCTCGTCGGCGCCGAGGAGTCCTACGAGGCGCGGTGTCGCGACTGCCACGTGTTACGGACCGGCGACCGCTCGGCGGACGACCGGGCGTACCTCACCGAGGACTGA